The following are from one region of the Cytobacillus firmus genome:
- a CDS encoding acyl-CoA dehydrogenase, whose protein sequence is MNFDLTAEQNMILKTIREFAQEEVAPGALERDRTKEFPVEVFKKMADLGLMGLPFPEEYGGAGADTVSFAIVTEELSRACASTGITYSAHISLGGAPLYLFGTEEQKKKYLVPICTGESFGAFGLTEPNAGSDAGGTRTTAVEKDGEYIINGNKCFITNASYAKHLALTAVTGEVDGKKEISAIIVPTDAEGFTVIDNYEKMGLNASNTTELVLEDVRVPTEHLLGKKGEGFKQFLITLDGGRIGIGAMALGIAQAAYDKALQYAKERQQFGRSLSNFQAIQFKLADMAMKIELARNMVYKAAWLKDQGRPFAKEASMCKLYASEICMEIADQAVQIHGGYGYMKEYHVERYMRDGKLTEIGEGTSEVQRMVIARLIGC, encoded by the coding sequence ATGAATTTTGACTTAACTGCAGAACAGAATATGATCCTTAAAACAATCAGGGAATTTGCTCAGGAAGAAGTTGCACCGGGAGCTTTGGAAAGAGACCGCACAAAGGAATTTCCTGTAGAAGTATTTAAGAAAATGGCTGACCTTGGCTTGATGGGACTTCCTTTTCCCGAAGAATATGGCGGCGCAGGGGCAGATACAGTAAGCTTTGCAATTGTTACAGAGGAGTTGAGCAGGGCTTGCGCGTCAACTGGAATCACTTATTCCGCGCATATATCACTTGGCGGAGCACCGCTTTATTTATTCGGGACCGAAGAGCAGAAGAAAAAGTATCTGGTGCCTATCTGTACAGGTGAGTCTTTTGGAGCTTTCGGGCTGACAGAGCCTAATGCAGGATCAGATGCTGGCGGTACCAGAACAACAGCCGTCGAAAAAGATGGTGAATATATCATTAATGGTAATAAATGCTTCATTACGAATGCCAGCTATGCGAAGCATTTAGCTTTGACTGCTGTCACCGGTGAAGTGGATGGAAAAAAAGAAATCAGTGCGATTATTGTTCCAACGGATGCAGAAGGATTTACCGTTATCGATAATTATGAAAAAATGGGACTCAATGCCTCAAATACAACTGAACTGGTGCTTGAAGACGTACGCGTTCCGACTGAGCACTTGCTCGGCAAAAAAGGCGAGGGCTTTAAACAGTTTTTAATCACATTGGATGGAGGGCGTATTGGTATTGGGGCAATGGCTTTGGGGATAGCGCAGGCTGCTTATGACAAAGCGCTTCAATATGCAAAGGAGCGCCAGCAGTTCGGCCGTTCTCTCTCAAACTTCCAAGCTATTCAGTTTAAACTTGCAGATATGGCGATGAAAATTGAATTGGCACGAAATATGGTCTACAAGGCTGCTTGGCTGAAAGATCAGGGGAGACCATTTGCCAAAGAAGCTTCCATGTGCAAGCTCTATGCCTCTGAAATCTGTATGGAAATCGCCGACCAGGCTGTTCAGATCCACGGCGGATACGGCTATATGAAAGAATACCATGTTGAACGCTATATGAGGGACGGTAAGCTCACTGAAATCGGTGAAGGCACCTCTGAAGTACAAAGAATGGTCATTGCGCGCCTTATTGGATGCTAA
- the rpoD gene encoding RNA polymerase sigma factor RpoD: MAEKSARSKEVDTELTLEQAKDLLVEIGKKTGVLAYDDIAERLSQFELDSHQMDEFYEFLGDQGVELVGDNENADPNVQELAKNEEEFDLNDLSVPPGVKINDPVRMYLKEIGRVDLLSAEEEIALANRIEEGDEEAKRRLAEANLRLVVSIAKRYVGRGMLFLDLIQEGNMGLIKAVEKFDYRKGFKFSTYATWWIRQAITRAIADQARTIRIPVHMVETINKLIRVQRQLLQDLGREPTPEEIAEDMDLTPDKVREILKIAQEPVSLETPIGEEDDSHLGDFIEDQDATSPSEHAAYELLKEQLEDVLDTLTDREENVLRLRFGLDDGRTRTLEEVGKVFGVTRERIRQIEAKALRKLRHPSRSKRLKDFLE, from the coding sequence ATGGCTGAAAAGTCGGCCCGTTCAAAAGAGGTTGATACAGAATTGACCCTTGAACAAGCGAAAGATCTATTAGTTGAAATAGGAAAAAAGACAGGTGTCCTTGCCTATGATGATATAGCAGAAAGATTGTCTCAATTTGAACTTGATTCCCACCAGATGGATGAATTCTACGAATTCCTCGGAGATCAGGGTGTTGAGTTAGTTGGAGATAATGAAAATGCAGATCCAAATGTTCAGGAACTTGCAAAAAATGAGGAAGAATTTGATCTTAATGATTTAAGTGTCCCTCCGGGTGTGAAAATTAATGATCCTGTCCGTATGTACTTGAAAGAAATTGGACGTGTTGATTTACTCTCCGCAGAGGAAGAGATTGCACTTGCCAACCGCATTGAGGAAGGCGATGAAGAAGCTAAAAGACGCCTGGCAGAAGCGAACCTCCGATTGGTTGTGAGTATTGCGAAAAGGTATGTAGGACGCGGAATGCTGTTCCTTGACCTTATCCAGGAAGGGAATATGGGACTGATAAAAGCGGTTGAAAAATTTGATTACCGCAAAGGATTCAAGTTCAGTACGTATGCAACATGGTGGATACGCCAGGCCATTACGAGAGCGATTGCTGACCAGGCCAGAACAATTCGTATTCCTGTCCATATGGTGGAAACCATCAATAAATTGATTCGTGTTCAGCGCCAGCTTCTTCAGGATCTTGGCCGTGAACCAACACCGGAAGAAATTGCTGAAGATATGGATTTAACTCCAGACAAAGTAAGAGAAATTCTTAAGATTGCACAGGAACCTGTTTCATTAGAAACACCTATCGGTGAGGAGGATGACTCCCACTTAGGTGACTTCATCGAAGATCAGGATGCCACTTCTCCTTCGGAGCATGCGGCATACGAGCTTCTGAAAGAACAGCTTGAAGATGTTCTGGACACACTGACAGACCGCGAAGAAAACGTTCTGCGTCTTCGATTCGGTCTTGACGATGGCCGTACAAGAACTTTGGAAGAAGTCGGCAAGGTATTTGGCGTTACCCGCGAACGTATTCGCCAAATTGAAGCCAAAGCCCTAAGAAAGCTGCGCCATCCGAGCAGAAGCAAACGTTTAAAAGACTTTTTAGAATAA